From Plutella xylostella chromosome 23, ilPluXylo3.1, whole genome shotgun sequence:
TGtatttatctatgtaggtacaataaagttattaaataaaatttacaagcGATTTCATTTGAATTCAACGTTTTAAGCAATATCTAACTCAAACATTAAATGTGCATAAAATTAGCCCAAAcataaattaggtatattttatcataactTTTCGCCGTATCCTTTACCCACCCTCCACAGTTTTGACGCTACGTTTTATACTTTGGTTTTATgtgaattttaattaacattttactACTAATCTCAAACTTAACTATAgcttaactttttaaatacctTTAGAGGAGTTTTTAATAGCTTCtacattttcataaaacatttatatttgctttatttatactacggtacctacttatgtaattttgaggaaacctgcacatacAGGTTCTAGATTgcatcctaagtgcattgtactcattcaaaaacagCGATACGGCACGCAACCTATCacatgagtacaaatgtacagtgaAAAGCGAATGGGttgcttgcgagtcacctctgactattCCTTCGGGGATTAGACCTTAGTCGTTAGCacgtgaatttctatacaaagaatattgACCGCGAAAACTTTTCATACGAAAGTGGTTTAGCAACGAGAAATGGCGATTAAGGAAGACGACCATATGGTAGAGACTCTAGTAGAGCCCTGATCCTAGAATCTTGGATTTGTGCACCTACAGCTAGTAAAATAGCATAatttgtaacaaaaaataGCGTTCTAGTTAGTCAGCAGCCCAGTACAGCGCTGCCACAAGTTTATTGGTTCCATCTAAGTAGATCTACAGCTAGTAAATGTCATCAAAGTTGATGATATTAGACAGCACGGACAcggcgcgcgcggggcggcTGCGGCTGCGGCTGCTGGAGCGAGTGGAGGGAGCCGCCGagcgcgcccccgccgccttGTGCAGCACCCGCGGGTCTAGAGACGCCTTCCACTCGTGGGACATCGCTTCGACGAAGGTTATCTGGAAGGGAGGAGGACATTTTAGGAGGCTGGTCTGAGATCACACGGTACGGCATCATCAACGACGTAGATAAAACTTctctatatcgcgattcgcgtTAAACACAGCAATCTGATTGGTAGAGTACAGTACACAAAACGAGTTTGTTGTCGTTGATAATAATGCCATGACGCTAAAGCAGGCCCATGTTCTCAATTAAGAAAGACTACCTGAGCACGAACTTAAGTCCCACGCAATGAAAGTCCATGCATCGCAGCCATACCTACTCAAATTCTGGTTAACTTGACTATCTCAGCTGAAGTCAGTGTCGCTTTTTTGTATATCGTATGCTTAGGTAGAGTTAAATTGTTAATAGTTTACAGAAAAACACGGTGGTGGCACTTACTTTTTCTTTGACGGCGATTTTATTCGCATGTAGCATGAAGTCAATGATGGCTACTATCAGTCCTATGAATCCTCCGAATCCCAACACTAAGAATATTCCACTCGTGTTCTTCATCTGCAATGAGCCACTGTCATCTTCTGTTTTCGACGGGTCCTGAAACCGAAATATACGTAAGTGATCAAAGTAACAACACATTAGCATAAAATAATGGATCGCCAGTAGGCGTATTCATAAGTAGTACAAAAACTGTTTATCCATGGTATAGTCTGGACTCTGCTTACTTATGCTTATCCAATCACTGCCTACCTAACCACCCTCTACGTAAAAAAATGTACAGTGAGTCGATGTAACCTTGTAACtatattacttatacctaGATCATTTTCAATATAGTAGGTAATGTGACTTACATCACATTTGATATTTTCATCCTCCCAccatttcttttttaaattatccaTCTCACCCAACTCTTGCAAGTGAAGGATTGCTGcatcaactttattttttagatACGACCctgaaaatatgaaaaaaaaatatgagcatcgttaagtacatagttaaaaaaattacaacaatATGATTAGGACAAGGAAACAAAAGAAACGTACTCTTTGGCATCGCAATACCATAATCCTTTGAATCAAGTTTAGATCCGACCATCTTCAACTCGCAATTCCTTTTTGTATAATACTCAATGGCGGTTGATTCCATGAAGAATACATATTTCCCTTTACTCCTCAACACTCTGTCTTTCCCTTCATCGTTGTTTTTGGTAAACACTGTTGGTTTGGCTGTGCTCATGACTGACCAGATTTTAGCGTAAACTGAATCATTGGAGTATTGGAAGAACTTATAGGTGGATGTGTTGTCGCCGGCACCGTATGAGATCTTGTTTTGTTCGGAAAGGTCTTTGACGTTGGTAATATCATTACTTCGACGGTTGTTACTCAAGAACATGGACATATTCGCCGTGTAGGAAGCAGTGAAGATGAGAACGAAAAACCACCAAGTTCCGGTTATCCATCTTGAAGATGCTGCTCTGGAGACCAAAAACATCACATCAATATTGTTATAGTAATCAAACATTTGGTATGTTTTATCATCTAATATTATCACCTTGGCAATATATCACACCCTTGGGTCATGATGGAACCCATAGTAAGCCACATACAGTTGTACAAGGtccaaatattttcatagcTATCAGGATTCTGATTGCAGGGGTGCGGGTTAACCCAGTCGTCTTGGCTCATTctgaaaagaaagaaagctTATGTTACACAAATAGATCGAAGACGATGCAAAACATCCAGAATGAAACAAATATTTACCTGGCACAAATTAGCAAGATAAAGGAGACGATGATATAAGTGGTTGCCAAGTAAAGCCAGACGTCTAAAGTGAGAGGCTGTATGAAAGAGAATATGTTGGCAGGTTCAGGGTCAGGTTCTTTGAACAGCATACTGATGCCGAGTGACATGAATGGAACTGAGAAATCTACTGCTCGAGCGCGCTCTGCTGTTATTGTCAAGTCACATGCACCCAACTCCGCTTTCTGAAACataaatttaagttttacGTCTATGTAAGTATGTTCATATTGCACGATAAACGATTAACTATGTAAATGGTTATAATCTTCTATGAATCCCTATAGGAGATGATTATAAAGTATACTCACATGTTCGATTAAATCGCCAATCATTCCAGTCcactttttgtttttagtgCCTTCCACTGGGTTCCCATACGAATCTCCTTCAACTCtataaaattcatatttataagtattgaATTTATCATTGGAATTTATGTGTGCAAAAATTGCATCTATGAGATCAACAGCGTAGCCGTAGACATGCGTACTATTGGTTTCGTTTATCATGAAGTATGGACTTCCTACTCGGGACACcacctgaaaataaaattgatttttgaATAGAACATGGCACTTATGGAAAAATAatctaatattcacaaaaaagaTAGACTTAAATTAAACAGGAATAATCTCgtacaaaataatacttactctTATAACAGAATCTGGTAACTGCGCTGTAGATCTATCAGCTACAACAtttagctcagtaattttgtCAGTAGTAGAATTCCAGAAGCCAGCATTTTGAAATTTACTATCATGGTCTAACTTGGAGTAGTATATCTTGAAGTTCCTTCGCTTTCCTTCTTCATCAAACTCTATTTCTCCAGTGAAACCATAGGCTTGTGTCTGCAATGAAATTTATCAGTGTATTTAAGAATATTGGGGAGTTACCCAGTATTAGGGATTGTATTAGGGAGTTACCCAGTTCCAACTTCCTAATAAAGTAACGGTAGGTTATCTTTATTCCGTTGAGTATTTGGACAGTCTCATAGTTTACTTagattgatattttttataacactcACAGCTATCATAGCTCTCCGAAGTCTCTCCCCCGGAGGCCACGCTTCTCTCTCGTATTcttcactgctggacatgaAGCATAGAGAAGGAGGATCTTCTATCTTCATCGGACCTCCTTGGTACTCGTCTCTGTCGGTGTCTGACATCTTCCGGATGGATGCCTCCAGGTGATTCAGAGCATCCGCTGTTAAAGCTGTTTCTAACTGGAataaaaaaagcttattacTTTTAAATGAAACTGCGAGATCTAATTATGTGGAGTAAGAATGTACTTACATTCTTAAATTCCAATTATCTCTCCTAAGAAAGCCTTTGGCCgtaaccatattttttttttaggatTAGCTATTACATACATTGTACACAAAATGGTTTAAATTACGAGTACTTACACTCATGTAGTGCCCATCCATTTTGATGTCGTTCCATCGATCCGGATCATCTATTGTCAGGTGTAAAGTGGAAACATTAGCAACGAGCTCGGGTATCTCTGCCAGATCCACCATATACGCATCCAAGGCAGTCAAAATGAAACTCTGAAAAGAAGCaaacaattattatgtatcAGTCAGTTAACAGTTTCGGTTGCAACAAGTTATGGGTTATTATATACTAGACgaaatacaaaatgtaaaaaaacatagtacTACCTAATCGGGGCTAACAATTTTTCTCtatgtagaacaaaagttgtttagaatcaTCCCCAGaatcccctttcggctaaacgcttttgcaacactctgtataagtaTACTAAAAGCAAACCTGATATTGGGTCGTATTGTCCACTTGAATAATTTCTTGAAAGTATTTCTTCACATTATCAACATGGCAGTCCAGGATATGGTTGCTCATGTGTTCCACTttgaatatgtatttaaatgtCTCCCTGTTATCTCCCTTAGGGTCCAATCTCCGGTACAGGATTGGCTCGTGCTCTGGGGGCCACGTGTTTATTACCTCTTGCAGGCGGATGAAACCTGAAAATTGTGGAGTTAAATATCATTGGTTATAATAAGGGTTACTGTTGCAGTCGCATTATATTTGTGTGTACttactatgtacctacactgGCGAGAAATGAATAAGTTAAACAACGAAAGTAATAGGTAATGGTTTTCTTATTTACGTGACCACTGAACATTCAGCTTGTAAAAATTAGATATGAACTTGTCAAATTCGAATAAAGAATTCTAAAAAGACACACTGGagtgtaaattaaaataagtatttccTCGTGCTTGTTTCACCAGGCAATAATTACTGTTTGAATTGCTATATATAATCCAGCTGCAGCGTTCTTCAATAATATGCAATAAACATCAACTCACTATCATCATCCTCATACAGTATAGTGAACTTGTCCCACTCGAGCACGTCTCGTATCAGGGCTGCGAAGGCCTTGGAGATGAGTTCTGGAGACGGGTGGTACTGGAACGTGAACGGGTTCTCCGCCAGGCTGCTCGGAGGCTCCCAGCCCACTGATAGGTGGGTTATCTGGAAAAAAATAACGACTTCTGAAAATTTacgaaaaaaaagtttttagctTCATAGAAACTTTCTTGGTTTCGTGACTTTTaactatgaaaaagtttttttgtgaaataaaaaaatgtctcACATACAACCTTTGTACGTTGTGAGACATTTTGTCTccaatgaccccctgagtcatcccctttcggcttagtgtaCCCTATACCACTATTGCAATACCCTGTAGTGACGAGCGTATTTGAGTCTCGACTAAGGCTGCCCAGTATATATGCAAACTGTTCGCGCGCGTAATAACGCCGCAAATTGAGTATATTGAACGCAAAACTAGCAAACTAGGAACACTCGCCATACTTAACCAATACGCCGCTACTcagtcggcggcggcggctagTAGTTAGCCTATTGGCTAATGCAGGCTTAATTTTTTCAATGAAGTTTATACAATTATAGCATGGGTAGGTAAGTcataaaaatcatataaaaaccaataaaaataGGCGACTACCGGATGGCGCAGCGGTTAGGGAGTGAGTGTGTGTAGAAATTTTGAAATTGCTTTTATTCTACTTCCTTTAAAACACGAAACACCAAACTTTTCAAAGTCTCAAGCCAAGACCGCTAAGGACTCGAGACATTTACTTGTATTTAGTAAGATTGCAGTTCGCAAACATCGCGCTGAAATCCTCTACTTATACTTTAATAGATACGTTCGTATGTATATACGTAGGCCTACGTTTttgtttcttcttctttcgctTTACAAATGCCA
This genomic window contains:
- the LOC105395751 gene encoding glutamate receptor ionotropic, kainate 2 codes for the protein MCAYKHKVISSSHRKMIQIIPIFILACANMGAVDAVSTTSFPIGGLFNSETKKDSMMAFQNIVTKCNSYHGEPLFSKVMDAYSTALDVCRYASGRAAITALLDARPTYGVCDATCLLANKLNITHLSVGWEPPSSLAENPFTFQYHPSPELISKAFAALIRDVLEWDKFTILYEDDDSFIRLQEVINTWPPEHEPILYRRLDPKGDNRETFKYIFKVEHMSNHILDCHVDNVKKYFQEIIQVDNTTQYQSFILTALDAYMVDLAEIPELVANVSTLHLTIDDPDRWNDIKMDGHYMSLETALTADALNHLEASIRKMSDTDRDEYQGGPMKIEDPPSLCFMSSSEEYEREAWPPGERLRRAMIATQAYGFTGEIEFDEEGKRRNFKIYYSKLDHDSKFQNAGFWNSTTDKITELNVVADRSTAQLPDSVIRVVSRVGSPYFMINETNSTHVYGYAVDLIDAIFAHINSNDKFNTYKYEFYRVEGDSYGNPVEGTKNKKWTGMIGDLIEHKAELGACDLTITAERARAVDFSVPFMSLGISMLFKEPDPEPANIFSFIQPLTLDVWLYLATTYIIVSFILLICARMSQDDWVNPHPCNQNPDSYENIWTLYNCMWLTMGSIMTQGCDILPRAASSRWITGTWWFFVLIFTASYTANMSMFLSNNRRSNDITNVKDLSEQNKISYGAGDNTSTYKFFQYSNDSVYAKIWSVMSTAKPTVFTKNNDEGKDRVLRSKGKYVFFMESTAIEYYTKRNCELKMVGSKLDSKDYGIAMPKRSYLKNKVDAAILHLQELGEMDNLKKKWWEDENIKCDDPSKTEDDSGSLQMKNTSGIFLVLGFGGFIGLIVAIIDFMLHANKIAVKEKITFVEAMSHEWKASLDPRVLHKAAGARSAAPSTRSSSRSRSRPARAVSVLSNIINFDDIY